A segment of the Arachis hypogaea cultivar Tifrunner chromosome 5, arahy.Tifrunner.gnm2.J5K5, whole genome shotgun sequence genome:
CCGATATGACGGTACACTTGAAAATCTTCCATATATATAATACACACTTTGATACTCTTGAAACATGGACCTCATATAGCATTGAAAATCTAATCATCTACCATTAGGAAAAGTTATCATAACTTACCCAATTTTATATAACCCTTTATATCATAGATTTTATCATGAGAAACCTATAAGGCTATGGCATCTATCTAAGTGCATCTATATTAATAGGATCTCTCTAGTTAGTTAACACATTATAGACTTTGTTAATTAGATTAAAGAATATGAACATGCATGTACtaatatattaatttagtatatttatataagTTCATATATACAAGAATGATGTGGACAATGCAAGTCTAATAGAACATTGGTATTTAACTGAATTATTATCAATGAATCACTAGAGTGTTCTAACTGAAATAATTTCTATAATTGGTTGATTTAACTGAGGaaataatctctaataaaatagaataatctCAGAAAGTTAGCAAATATAATAACTACAACAACAAAGGAAAGTGACTTGGTAGAAAAAGCAGAACAGGTTGACAAGACTCCATATGCAAAAGAAAGAGTGTTTGCCATTTGAGCTACAAAAACTTGCCTCAACTTATGAGTGGTCAATGTGGTGGAAGAGCTTCTTcaaactttatttatttaatggTAAACCACTAGTttagcttttttatttaaataaatataaaagatattaatttttcaaaatacacataaatttAAAGTAATACCAAAATTTACTAAATCTATTTCGTATGTCGATATGTAAAAtgcatttcaatttttattttttgaatgttaAAATTCATTTCATAAGCGATTCATATAAAATAAATCCAACATATTTTGATACATATTTTGACAcaattttaaattcatattttttttaaaaatattttttaatatttatttaaataaaaaaatcccactaattttctatttttattttatcatgttttgtctatgtaattattatttttttaagactgCTTGATGTATCCACATCCTTTGGTTTGGTGATGCCATGTTTCCTTTCTCTTTTTACGGATCTCTGACACTAAGTTAGTTTACTAAGATAttccatattttttaatttttatcctaAAATATCTCGCTAGGAAAATATTTTCCATGCTCTCTTAACTAAAATAGATAAAGCTTACACACATGATTCATTGCCAAACTTTTCCTAGACTCAAGTCTCAAATTCAATGGTTGTaaacgaagaagaaaaaaataataataacaacactaAATTAATTAGAAACCAATAGCaataagtttaaaaaaaatatataattcaattttaaaaaattaaaaaaaatgaggatTATTTTGGGCCTAGGACCAAAAAATTTATCGAAGTTGGGCTTCTTTTTGTGGCCTGTTTAATGGAACCCATTTCAATTCTGGTTCGGAAGGTGTAATTACTAAATTACCCATCCGTCATAGCAAATAACAGTCGCTAGCTATTTGGATAAGGCTTTTCACTTGGTGGAAGAAGAAGCACAAGCTTCTGAGTCCTAACAATGGCGTCCTCGGTTACCTCTTCTCTTCAAATCAGGTAAAAAAAATTTACCTTTATCTCTTACTATTACTATTTCTTGTTTCCTCTTTGCGAATTCAGTTCCTCTTCAAGCAAATAATAATTTGCTGTGCTGCAATTTCGCATTTCTACTGTTGTTCAATGATGCTGATTATATGGTTTGAAATGTTGAATTACAATGAATTCAAAACTCATCCATTCTGGAAATTCAGCTTCTCTTATCATAGGAGCACACAGTCTCAAACTTTGACTCTGCCCAATTTTTCTGAACTCTCTCTCATTGCTTCAACATGTAGATATAGTTTTGCTTTTACTTCTTGTACAAGCTTGGGTCGACGAATTATGTTCATACTTGGGGAAATTAGTGGGTTTTGAGTTAACTGAGTCTGGTTATCAAGATGACCATAATTGTAGACAATACTGTGAtaattcatgtttttggatgtcaATGAAAGAAAGATGCATTCTTGGTATTCGATGAAATGCTTGTGAGGAGAAGGGTAGCATTTGAGGAATGTTGGTACATATCTGAATATGTTTTTTATATTGTTAGAGctacatgtgaaagcttgaaGAGGAGTTCAACATGAAATCCTCCAAAAAGTTTTACATAGTTAATAGATTCTtcctgttattgttattattactattgTTATTATGTGAAGCTTGTGTTGTCTTCTAGTAGGACATTGCACTTTACTTCTGTTTGAAATTGCAAAACCTCACTGGTCATGTGCTATCCTATTTCAGCAATTTGAAGACTACCGTTTTTGGTGAGCAAAATAAGCTCAGAGTTTCAACTCTTACTGCGAGAAATGTTGGCTTCCGTAAAATGACTACAGAGTGTAAGGAGTCACGAATTGGGAAGCAACCAATTGAAGTGCCATCCAATGTTACAATCAAATTAGAAGGGCAGGATATACGGGTAAAAGGTCCCCTGGGAGAACTTGGATTAACTTATCCTCGTGAAGTGATCGTTGAGACGCAGGAATCAGGCGCTCTAAGGGTTAGGAAGGCAGTCGAAAGTAGAAGGGCCAATCAAATGCATGGACTTTTTAGGTATTCATTTTACTGATCCCTCTTGTATTTGGGACTTAGGAACAACTCTTGCTACAAGATTTAATCTATTAGTAGTAAAcaaatgttttgttttctatGCTTGCGCCTTATGGtg
Coding sequences within it:
- the LOC112802855 gene encoding large ribosomal subunit protein uL6c, with translation MASSVTSSLQISNLKTTVFGEQNKLRVSTLTARNVGFRKMTTECKESRIGKQPIEVPSNVTIKLEGQDIRVKGPLGELGLTYPREVIVETQESGALRVRKAVESRRANQMHGLFRTLTDNLVVGVSKGFEKKLQLVGVGYRATVEGKEIVLNLGFSHPVKMTIPDGLKVKVEDNTRITISGYDKSDIGQFAASIRRWRPPEPYKGKGIKYADEIIRRKEGKAGKKK